A region from the Gemmatimonadaceae bacterium genome encodes:
- the uvrB gene encoding excinuclease ABC subunit UvrB — MDTPFRLQAPFAPAGDQPRAIAELSAGLHRGDRHQTLLGVTGSGKTMTIANVIAEWGRPTLVLSHNKTLAAQLYGELKSFFPNNAVEYFISYYDYYQPEAYVPSSDTYIEKDASINEDIDRLRLRATSSLMEREDVVIVSTVSAIYGLGDPVSYRERMVALQRGQTIARDDILRALVGIQYLRNDVNFDRGTFRVRGDTVEILPAYEEQGVRLELWGDEIERISKIDPVTGDTIAVLDRMAIYPAKHFITNRPTIERATKAIRDELATRLAELRMQGKLLEAQRLEQRTNFDIEMLLEIGTCAGIENYSRHISGREAGERPACLLDYFPDDYLVVVDESHVTLPQVRGMYNGDRARKLTLVDYGFRLPSALDNRPLVFEEFMDLVPRLISVSATPGELELQLSEGVVVEQVIRPTGLLDPIIEIRPVKGQVDDLLHEIRQRERRGERVLVTTLTKRMSEDLTDYLQQMGVRVRYMHSDIDAIERMEIVRGLRLGEFDVLVGINLLREGLDMPEVSLVAILDADQEGFLRSDRSLIQTIGRAARNLNGMAILYADRITGSMQRAIEETDRRRAMQREFNAAHGIVPKGVTKSVDEVRFITRVADARDEREGQAPAPKKLASESAPRSREELETLVGELEVAMREAATALDFEAAARLRDQLFEVRTALGQAPAQARGNAAAPKRPPGSAPMRRGGGRRGR; from the coding sequence ATGGACACCCCGTTCCGCCTCCAGGCCCCCTTCGCCCCCGCCGGTGACCAGCCGCGCGCCATCGCCGAGCTCTCGGCGGGGCTCCATCGGGGGGACCGCCACCAGACGCTCCTCGGGGTGACCGGCTCCGGCAAAACGATGACCATCGCCAACGTCATCGCGGAGTGGGGGCGCCCGACGCTGGTGCTCTCGCACAACAAGACGCTCGCCGCCCAGCTCTACGGCGAGCTCAAGTCGTTCTTCCCGAACAACGCCGTCGAATACTTCATCTCGTATTACGACTACTACCAGCCCGAAGCCTACGTCCCCTCGAGCGACACCTACATCGAGAAGGACGCGAGCATCAACGAAGACATCGATCGCCTACGCCTGCGCGCGACCTCCTCGCTCATGGAGCGCGAGGATGTGGTGATCGTGTCCACGGTCTCGGCGATTTACGGTCTCGGCGATCCCGTGTCCTATCGCGAGCGGATGGTGGCGCTGCAGCGCGGGCAGACGATCGCGCGCGATGACATTCTCCGGGCGCTCGTGGGCATTCAGTATCTCCGCAACGATGTGAACTTCGATCGCGGGACCTTCCGCGTGCGCGGGGACACGGTGGAGATCCTGCCGGCGTACGAGGAGCAGGGCGTGCGGCTGGAGCTCTGGGGCGATGAGATCGAGCGCATCTCCAAGATCGATCCGGTCACCGGCGACACCATCGCCGTCCTGGATCGCATGGCGATCTACCCCGCCAAGCACTTCATCACGAATCGCCCCACGATCGAGCGCGCCACCAAGGCCATCCGCGACGAACTCGCGACCCGTCTCGCCGAGTTGCGGATGCAGGGCAAGCTGCTCGAAGCGCAGCGGCTCGAGCAGCGCACGAACTTCGATATCGAAATGCTGCTCGAGATCGGCACCTGTGCCGGCATCGAGAACTACTCGCGGCACATCAGCGGGCGGGAGGCGGGTGAACGACCGGCCTGTCTGCTGGACTATTTCCCCGACGACTACCTCGTAGTGGTGGACGAATCGCACGTGACGCTGCCGCAAGTGCGCGGCATGTACAACGGCGACCGGGCCCGTAAGCTGACGCTGGTGGATTACGGCTTTCGCCTGCCGAGTGCGCTCGACAACCGCCCGCTGGTCTTCGAAGAGTTCATGGATCTGGTGCCGCGCCTGATCAGCGTGTCCGCAACGCCCGGCGAACTCGAACTGCAGCTGTCGGAAGGCGTGGTGGTGGAGCAGGTCATTCGCCCCACGGGGTTGCTCGACCCCATCATCGAGATCCGACCGGTGAAGGGGCAGGTGGACGATCTGCTGCACGAGATCCGGCAGCGCGAACGCCGCGGGGAACGCGTGCTCGTCACCACGCTCACCAAGCGCATGTCGGAGGACCTCACCGATTATCTGCAGCAGATGGGAGTGCGGGTGCGCTACATGCACTCCGACATCGACGCCATCGAACGCATGGAGATCGTGCGTGGGCTGCGGCTCGGCGAGTTCGATGTGCTCGTCGGCATCAACCTGCTGCGCGAAGGGCTCGACATGCCCGAGGTGTCGCTGGTGGCCATTCTCGACGCCGACCAGGAAGGCTTCCTGCGCAGCGATCGCTCGCTCATTCAGACCATCGGCCGGGCCGCGCGCAATCTGAACGGCATGGCCATTCTGTATGCCGATCGCATCACCGGCTCCATGCAGCGCGCCATCGAAGAGACCGATCGCCGGCGGGCCATGCAGCGCGAATTCAATGCCGCGCATGGCATTGTGCCGAAGGGGGTCACCAAGAGCGTGGACGAGGTGCGCTTCATCACCCGTGTGGCCGATGCCCGCGACGAGCGCGAAGGGCAGGCACCGGCCCCCAAGAAGCTCGCGAGCGAATCGGCGCCACGCAGTCGCGAAGAGCTCGAGACGCTCGTTGGGGAGCTCGAAGTCGCCATGCGCGAGGCGGCCACGGCTCTCGACTTCGAGGCGGCCGCCCGGTTGCGCGACCAGCTCTTCGAAGTGCGCACCGCGCTCGGCCAGGCGCCCGCGCAGGCGCGAGGGAATGCGGCCGCACCCAAGCGGCCACCCGGCAGCGCGCCGATGCGGCGTGGAGGTGGGCGACGTGGTCGGTAA
- a CDS encoding methyl-accepting chemotaxis protein, which produces MATAGAAATALTLFELRGVSQAAAALETETIRPLSDVAKLEAEVQKVRVAYRDAAFDHLQRADAITRTREGVTRVDSLAKALQRTLTDRRSQTAVAAFLEHWSAIHPQVNTMLAAAGTAPTAEILALLHGDLRTAMKRAEGALEQLAAAELEAATRFTAETAGRAQRSLWWSTGALLLGIALAGLMARTVVRRLTGALGAIAERLASLERNCLASLERATTALANGRLSERCVVATTPVVIDGADELAAAGQSLNAAISRTQAAIGSYERSVVTLERLLEETGRVVRAAHQGDLRLRANHTAFDGAYAELLAGFNAAQDASARPIDAALEVLERVAAYDLSSRMEGTFEGDHARLARAINGAIENITTALREVEVAAEQIASASHQVSSGSQSLAHSTSEQAASAEEVTAAMHEQASSTARTASGLDRARGLALDMREQLTASTGAMQELGEAMGRMRASATQTAQIVKTIDEIAFQTNLLALNAAVEAARAGAAGRGFAVVADEVRHLAIRAAQSARETADLIEQTVDSAMTSAALTDTVHARLRTVDTHAEQVTSLVRDLATECTAQRDQISEVSQAIDQVSLQTQSAAANAEESASASEELNAQAATMRELVGRFRLAGAPTVLSHGARPSHRAA; this is translated from the coding sequence ATGGCGACCGCGGGTGCCGCGGCGACGGCACTCACGCTGTTCGAACTGCGCGGCGTGTCGCAGGCCGCCGCCGCCCTGGAGACCGAGACCATCCGGCCCCTGAGCGACGTCGCCAAGCTCGAAGCCGAGGTGCAGAAGGTCCGCGTGGCGTACCGTGATGCGGCATTTGATCACCTCCAGCGCGCCGACGCGATCACGCGCACCCGTGAGGGGGTCACCCGTGTGGATTCGCTGGCGAAGGCGCTGCAGCGCACGCTGACCGACCGCCGTTCGCAGACCGCCGTTGCGGCCTTCCTCGAGCACTGGAGTGCGATTCACCCCCAGGTGAATACCATGCTGGCCGCGGCCGGCACCGCACCGACCGCGGAGATCCTGGCGCTCCTGCACGGCGACCTGCGTACTGCGATGAAGCGGGCGGAAGGCGCGCTCGAACAGCTGGCCGCCGCCGAGCTCGAGGCGGCGACCCGATTCACCGCCGAGACTGCGGGCCGCGCACAGCGGAGCCTCTGGTGGTCAACGGGGGCGCTGCTGCTCGGCATCGCCCTCGCCGGCCTCATGGCACGCACCGTCGTGCGGCGCCTGACCGGAGCGCTCGGCGCGATCGCCGAACGGCTCGCCTCGCTCGAGCGCAACTGTCTGGCCAGTCTGGAGCGGGCGACCACGGCGCTGGCGAACGGCCGCCTGTCCGAGCGCTGCGTGGTGGCCACGACCCCCGTCGTGATCGACGGCGCCGATGAACTGGCCGCCGCCGGGCAGTCGCTCAATGCGGCGATCTCCCGCACGCAGGCCGCGATTGGCTCGTACGAGCGCTCCGTGGTGACGCTGGAGCGCTTGCTCGAGGAAACGGGCCGCGTCGTACGCGCCGCGCATCAGGGCGACCTCCGCCTGCGGGCCAATCACACGGCCTTCGATGGGGCGTACGCCGAGTTGCTCGCCGGCTTCAATGCCGCGCAGGATGCCTCCGCGCGTCCGATCGATGCCGCGCTCGAGGTGCTCGAGCGCGTGGCGGCCTACGATCTGTCCTCGCGCATGGAGGGGACGTTCGAAGGCGATCACGCGCGACTCGCGCGCGCGATCAACGGCGCCATCGAGAACATCACCACGGCGCTGCGCGAAGTCGAAGTGGCGGCCGAGCAGATCGCGAGCGCATCGCATCAGGTGAGCTCCGGCAGCCAGTCGTTGGCGCATAGCACGTCCGAGCAGGCCGCGTCAGCGGAAGAGGTGACGGCGGCGATGCATGAGCAAGCGAGCAGCACCGCTCGCACCGCGAGCGGGCTCGATCGCGCGCGTGGCCTCGCGCTCGACATGCGGGAGCAACTCACCGCCAGCACCGGGGCGATGCAGGAGCTCGGCGAGGCCATGGGCCGGATGCGCGCGTCCGCGACGCAGACGGCCCAGATCGTGAAGACCATCGACGAAATCGCGTTCCAGACGAACCTGCTGGCACTCAACGCGGCGGTGGAAGCCGCGCGGGCCGGCGCCGCCGGACGGGGCTTCGCGGTGGTCGCCGATGAGGTTCGCCACCTCGCCATCCGCGCCGCCCAGTCGGCCCGCGAGACCGCGGACCTGATTGAGCAGACCGTCGACAGCGCCATGACGAGTGCGGCGCTGACGGACACGGTACACGCTCGCCTGCGCACCGTGGACACCCACGCCGAGCAGGTGACCTCGCTGGTGCGCGACCTCGCGACCGAGTGCACAGCACAGCGCGATCAGATCAGCGAGGTTTCGCAGGCCATCGATCAGGTCAGCCTGCAGACCCAGTCGGCGGCGGCCAACGCCGAAGAATCGGCGAGTGCCAGCGAGGAGCTCAACGCGCAGGCGGCCACGATGCGCGAGTTGGTGGGGCGCTTCCGGTTGGCTGGCGCGCCGACGGTGTTGTCCCACGGCGCGCGACCGTCACATCGGGCCGCGTGA
- a CDS encoding bifunctional (p)ppGpp synthetase/guanosine-3',5'-bis(diphosphate) 3'-pyrophosphohydrolase, which yields MTTIALHEMIPGFGPGADGAYDRLDHELLVRAYKYSDVAHAGQVRHSGEPYVSHCVEVARILADLHLDTTTVACGLLHDIVEDTDITIDDIAREFGAEIAQIVDGLTKIASLPMSSREERQVENYRKLLLSIAKDARVILIKLADRLHNMRTLDWLAPEKRRRIAQETRDLYAPLAHRFGMAKVRWELEDLAFKHLEPEAYKTLAKLVAAKRGEREALIAQMREPLEKRLTEAGIADVEVTGRPKHLWSIYKKMQQRDRPYEDIYDLLAIRVIVPNVLECYHALGVIHDGWTPVQERIKDYIAQPKSNGYQSLHTTVFGPGRQLFEIQIRTRDMHRTADYGIAAHWLYKENARSADELDRHLAWFRQVLELQLDAETPGEFLEFLKLDLYQDEIFVFTPTGDVIQLPKGATPLDFAFAVHSQVGARCAGAKVNGRIAPLSRELKNSETVEILTNPNAKPSRDWLAHVRTGKARHKIRQLLRLEERSSAMRLGREILDREVKKRRLPKVDDDKLLPVAKLLKLKDTPHLIASIGAGDVHVLQVLKTLYPDLDTSPPEPEKPSTLERIVDRVRGTGKGIRIQGADGLLVRYAQCCQPVPGDKVVGYATRGRGVSIHRSDCPNLLLLTHEPERRLEIDWQEMAGERFVVRLALEGVDRRGLYADVAAAVSATGTDIRSLELKTTDGRVSGSAMVEVENLAHLERIMKAARRVKGILAISRREKITADE from the coding sequence GTGACGACGATCGCGCTGCACGAGATGATTCCGGGGTTCGGGCCGGGTGCCGATGGCGCCTATGATCGGCTCGACCACGAGCTGCTCGTGCGCGCGTACAAGTACTCCGACGTCGCGCACGCCGGGCAGGTGCGCCACTCCGGGGAGCCGTACGTGTCGCACTGTGTGGAGGTGGCCCGCATCCTGGCCGACCTCCACCTCGACACGACCACGGTGGCGTGCGGGCTCCTTCACGATATCGTCGAAGACACCGACATCACGATCGACGATATCGCGCGCGAGTTCGGCGCGGAGATCGCGCAGATCGTCGATGGGCTCACCAAGATCGCCAGCCTGCCGATGTCCTCGCGCGAGGAGCGGCAGGTCGAGAATTATCGCAAGCTGCTCCTCTCCATCGCGAAGGACGCGCGCGTCATTCTCATCAAGCTGGCCGACCGGCTGCACAACATGCGGACGCTCGACTGGCTCGCGCCGGAGAAGCGCCGCCGCATTGCGCAGGAGACCCGCGATCTCTACGCGCCGCTCGCCCACCGGTTCGGTATGGCGAAGGTGCGCTGGGAGCTTGAGGACCTCGCGTTCAAGCACCTCGAGCCCGAGGCGTACAAGACCCTCGCTAAGTTGGTCGCTGCCAAGCGGGGCGAGCGCGAGGCGCTCATCGCGCAGATGCGGGAGCCACTCGAGAAGCGGCTCACCGAGGCCGGCATTGCCGATGTCGAAGTCACCGGCCGCCCGAAGCACCTGTGGTCGATCTACAAGAAGATGCAGCAGCGCGATCGTCCCTATGAGGACATCTACGACCTGCTCGCCATTCGTGTGATCGTCCCCAATGTGCTCGAGTGCTACCACGCCCTCGGCGTGATTCACGACGGCTGGACGCCGGTGCAGGAGCGCATCAAGGACTACATCGCCCAGCCCAAGAGCAACGGCTATCAGTCGCTGCACACCACGGTGTTTGGCCCCGGGCGCCAGCTGTTCGAGATCCAGATCCGCACGCGCGACATGCACCGCACGGCCGACTACGGCATTGCGGCGCATTGGCTGTACAAGGAGAACGCGCGCAGCGCCGATGAGCTCGACCGCCATCTGGCCTGGTTTCGCCAGGTCCTCGAGTTGCAGCTCGACGCCGAGACGCCGGGCGAGTTCCTCGAGTTCCTCAAGCTCGACCTGTATCAGGACGAGATCTTCGTCTTCACGCCCACGGGCGACGTCATCCAGCTCCCCAAGGGCGCGACGCCGCTCGACTTCGCGTTTGCCGTGCACTCGCAGGTCGGTGCCCGCTGCGCCGGCGCCAAGGTCAACGGGCGCATCGCGCCGCTGTCCCGCGAGCTCAAGAACTCGGAAACGGTGGAGATTCTCACGAATCCCAACGCGAAGCCGAGTCGCGACTGGCTGGCGCATGTGCGCACCGGCAAGGCGCGCCACAAGATCCGTCAGCTGCTCCGTCTCGAGGAGCGCTCGAGCGCGATGCGCCTCGGTCGGGAGATTCTCGACCGCGAGGTCAAGAAGCGGCGGCTCCCCAAAGTCGACGACGACAAGCTCCTGCCGGTTGCCAAGCTCCTCAAGCTCAAGGACACCCCGCATCTCATCGCGTCCATCGGGGCGGGCGACGTGCACGTGCTGCAGGTGCTCAAGACGCTCTATCCGGATCTCGATACGAGTCCGCCGGAGCCCGAGAAGCCGAGCACCCTGGAGCGGATCGTCGATCGGGTGCGGGGCACGGGGAAGGGCATTCGCATTCAGGGGGCCGATGGCCTGCTGGTGCGGTATGCCCAGTGTTGTCAGCCGGTCCCGGGGGACAAGGTGGTCGGGTACGCGACGCGTGGCCGCGGGGTCAGCATTCACCGCTCCGACTGTCCGAATCTCCTGCTGCTCACGCACGAGCCCGAGCGCCGGCTCGAGATCGATTGGCAGGAGATGGCGGGCGAACGGTTTGTCGTGCGGCTCGCGCTCGAGGGCGTGGACCGGCGCGGCCTGTATGCCGACGTCGCGGCCGCGGTCAGTGCGACCGGTACCGACATTCGCAGCCTCGAGCTCAAGACCACCGACGGCCGCGTGAGTGGCTCGGCGATGGTCGAGGTCGAGAACCTGGCCCATCTCGAGCGCATCATGAAGGCCGCGCGCCGCGTGAAGGGTATCCTGGCGATCAGCCGCCGCGAGAAGATCACCGCCGACGAATAG
- the radC gene encoding DNA repair protein RadC: MPHTDRPRERLRALGPHALSTPELLATLIGSGSRDHSALASAHLVYECCGGSLGRLAAMPVASLTRVPGVGQARASAVQAALELGRRLAGEAREAGVPLRGPQDVAAVFAPRLQELPVEEFHVAVLDAQHRLERDVLVTRGLLNSSLVHPREVFREAIAERAAAVILVHNHPSGDPAPSAEDRAVTAQLVAAGRLLDIPVHDHVIVGRGRYMSFAEAGLL; the protein is encoded by the coding sequence ATGCCGCACACCGATCGGCCGCGGGAGCGACTGCGGGCGCTGGGACCACACGCCCTCAGCACCCCCGAGTTGCTCGCCACGTTGATCGGGAGCGGGAGCCGGGACCATTCGGCGCTCGCGAGTGCCCATCTGGTGTACGAATGTTGTGGGGGCTCCCTCGGACGGTTGGCGGCCATGCCGGTCGCCAGTCTGACGCGGGTGCCGGGCGTGGGGCAGGCGCGCGCGTCGGCGGTGCAGGCCGCCCTCGAGCTGGGTCGGCGTTTGGCCGGCGAAGCCCGGGAGGCGGGGGTGCCGTTGCGGGGGCCGCAGGATGTCGCCGCGGTGTTCGCGCCGCGTCTGCAGGAGTTGCCGGTGGAGGAGTTCCATGTGGCGGTGCTCGATGCGCAGCACCGCCTCGAGCGGGACGTGCTCGTCACCCGGGGGCTCCTGAATTCGTCGCTCGTGCATCCGCGCGAGGTCTTCCGCGAAGCCATCGCGGAACGGGCGGCGGCGGTCATTCTGGTGCACAACCACCCGAGCGGGGATCCCGCGCCGAGTGCGGAAGACCGGGCGGTGACGGCGCAGTTGGTAGCGGCGGGACGGTTACTCGACATCCCCGTGCACGATCATGTGATCGTGGGGCGGGGTCGATACATGAGCTTTGCGGAGGCAGGCCTGTTGTGA
- the secA gene encoding preprotein translocase subunit SecA: MLKGLISKVFGTRHERERKRVQPILNEIHEIEARLASLPDAEIQAQTAKFRGIIAERTGAIEQRIAELKAAKHDTADSAEREKLDIELQGADGRGGAEGELRAAIAEVLDDLLPEAFATVREACRRLKGSTVVVTGHELTWDMVPYDVQLIGGIQLHLGRIAEMATGEGKTLVATLPLYLNALPGRGAHLVTVNNYLARRDSQWMGHLYSWLGLTVGCLDDTEPGSWERRAVYACDITYGTNNEFGFDYLRDNMVTTSDQRVQRPHIFALVDEVDSVLIDEARTPLIISGPVGNDGDAQYAEFNNAVERLVRRQNELVNQLVGEGERALEQGDNDTAGLQLYKAQMGGPKNKRLIKALNEPGIKQLVQKVELEVIADKKLPMGKRQFREIEDDLLFVLDEKGHTVHLTEQGLDYLAPDHPDMFVLPDIAVLIGQLDRDHELTAPQRLERRAAVEREYAEKSERLNIIHQLLRAHALYERDVNYVVQEGQVLIVDEFTGRTMPGRRWSEGLHQAVEAKERVQVKGETQTLATITIQNYFRMYEKLAGMTGTAETEETEFHTIYGLEVSVIPTNRPIAREDRQDLVYKTRREKYNAIVEETRRLHGLGYPVLVGTASVEASETLSRLFTRAGLKHSVLNAKYHQREAEIVTGAGQPGAITIATNMAGRGTDIKLGAGVIEPKPSVVKDPDGKDIDVSEIGGLHIIGSERHESRRIDRQLRGRSGRQGDPGASQFFLSLEDDLMRLFGSERIAKLMDRMGAQDGEVLTHPLITRSIEQAQKRVELQNFQSRKRLLEYDDVMNQQREVIYSLRAFALEGGEELKGEAIKMLERGVQRRVEQALATFDKPEEWDFEYVQQDLLMHYMLQVPEFGPDAEKPATLEDAQAAAVAAVHQAFEAKLASLNSVTDEQGNGFADRLLSLVTLNVIDEKWKDHLYDLDQLRASIHYRSWGQKDPLVEYKQDAYTMFVDLMHDVANTFTERFLKAQLVFEPAPVEEFVPPFTPEGMGRPDGGRPTKRYNALGILEDIPADELDAEIVDADVVAQDGDDDDDAEEPARTVARSAPAVVGAGTVRSLEAGGGALPAGWENTPRNNACPCGSGKKFKKCHGAHL, encoded by the coding sequence ATGCTGAAGGGCTTGATCAGTAAGGTGTTCGGTACGCGCCACGAGCGTGAACGGAAGCGCGTGCAGCCGATCCTGAACGAGATCCACGAGATCGAAGCGCGGCTGGCATCGCTCCCCGATGCCGAGATCCAGGCGCAGACCGCGAAGTTCCGCGGGATCATCGCCGAGCGCACAGGCGCCATCGAGCAGCGCATCGCCGAGCTCAAGGCGGCCAAGCACGACACCGCCGATTCGGCCGAGCGCGAGAAGCTCGACATCGAGCTGCAGGGCGCGGACGGACGGGGCGGCGCTGAAGGCGAGCTGCGGGCGGCGATCGCGGAAGTGCTCGATGACCTGCTGCCGGAAGCGTTCGCCACGGTGCGGGAAGCCTGCCGCCGCCTCAAGGGCTCCACGGTCGTGGTCACGGGCCATGAGCTCACGTGGGACATGGTCCCCTACGATGTGCAGCTCATCGGTGGCATTCAGCTCCATCTGGGGCGGATCGCCGAGATGGCCACGGGCGAAGGCAAGACGCTGGTGGCCACGTTGCCGCTCTATCTGAATGCGCTCCCCGGTCGCGGGGCGCATCTGGTCACGGTGAACAACTACCTCGCGCGCCGTGACTCGCAGTGGATGGGCCACCTGTATAGCTGGCTCGGGCTCACGGTCGGGTGCCTCGACGATACCGAGCCGGGCTCGTGGGAGCGTCGCGCGGTCTACGCCTGCGACATCACCTACGGTACCAACAACGAGTTCGGCTTCGACTATCTGCGCGACAACATGGTCACGACGAGTGACCAGCGCGTGCAGCGGCCGCACATCTTCGCCCTCGTGGACGAAGTGGACTCGGTGCTCATCGACGAAGCGCGGACGCCGCTCATCATCTCGGGCCCGGTGGGCAACGACGGGGATGCGCAGTACGCCGAGTTCAACAACGCTGTCGAGCGGCTCGTCCGCCGGCAGAACGAGCTGGTGAACCAGCTGGTGGGCGAAGGCGAGCGCGCGCTCGAACAGGGCGACAATGACACCGCCGGCCTGCAGCTGTACAAGGCGCAGATGGGCGGACCGAAGAACAAGCGCCTGATCAAGGCGCTCAACGAGCCGGGCATCAAGCAGCTCGTGCAGAAGGTCGAGCTCGAGGTCATCGCCGACAAGAAGCTGCCCATGGGCAAGCGGCAGTTCCGCGAGATCGAGGACGACCTCCTCTTCGTGCTCGACGAGAAGGGGCACACGGTGCACCTCACCGAGCAGGGGCTCGATTATCTCGCGCCCGATCATCCGGACATGTTCGTCCTGCCGGATATCGCGGTGCTCATCGGGCAGCTCGATCGCGACCACGAGCTCACCGCACCGCAGCGCCTCGAGCGCCGCGCGGCGGTGGAGCGCGAGTACGCCGAGAAGAGCGAGCGCCTCAACATCATTCACCAGCTGCTGCGCGCCCATGCCCTCTACGAGCGCGACGTGAACTACGTCGTGCAGGAAGGGCAGGTCCTCATCGTGGACGAGTTCACGGGGCGCACCATGCCGGGCCGTCGCTGGAGCGAGGGGCTGCACCAGGCGGTGGAGGCGAAGGAGCGCGTCCAGGTGAAGGGCGAGACCCAGACGCTCGCTACCATCACCATTCAGAACTACTTCCGCATGTACGAGAAGCTGGCCGGTATGACCGGTACGGCCGAAACGGAAGAGACGGAATTCCACACGATCTACGGGCTGGAAGTGTCGGTGATTCCGACCAACCGGCCGATCGCGCGCGAAGACCGGCAGGATCTGGTGTACAAGACGCGTCGCGAGAAGTACAACGCCATCGTTGAAGAGACGCGGCGCCTGCACGGCCTGGGGTACCCGGTGCTGGTCGGGACCGCGAGCGTGGAAGCGTCGGAGACGCTCTCGCGTCTCTTCACGCGCGCGGGGCTCAAGCACAGCGTGCTGAACGCCAAGTACCATCAGCGCGAAGCCGAGATCGTCACCGGCGCCGGTCAGCCGGGCGCCATCACGATCGCCACGAACATGGCCGGCCGCGGCACCGACATCAAACTCGGCGCCGGCGTCATCGAGCCCAAGCCGAGCGTGGTGAAGGATCCGGATGGCAAGGACATCGATGTCAGCGAGATCGGCGGTCTGCACATCATTGGCTCCGAACGCCACGAGTCGCGGCGTATTGATCGCCAGCTGCGCGGTCGGTCGGGTCGCCAGGGCGATCCGGGCGCCTCGCAGTTCTTCCTGTCGCTCGAAGACGATCTCATGCGCCTGTTCGGCTCGGAGCGCATCGCCAAGCTCATGGACCGCATGGGCGCGCAGGATGGCGAGGTGCTCACGCATCCGCTCATCACGCGCTCCATCGAGCAGGCGCAGAAGCGCGTGGAGCTCCAGAACTTCCAGTCGCGCAAGCGGCTGCTGGAGTACGATGACGTGATGAACCAGCAGCGCGAGGTGATCTACTCGCTGCGGGCGTTCGCCCTCGAGGGCGGCGAGGAGCTCAAGGGCGAGGCGATCAAGATGCTCGAGCGCGGCGTGCAGCGTCGTGTCGAGCAGGCACTCGCGACGTTCGACAAGCCCGAGGAGTGGGATTTCGAGTACGTGCAGCAGGACCTGCTCATGCACTACATGCTGCAGGTGCCGGAGTTCGGGCCCGACGCCGAGAAGCCGGCCACGCTCGAGGACGCGCAGGCGGCGGCCGTCGCGGCGGTGCATCAGGCGTTCGAGGCCAAGCTCGCGAGTCTCAACTCGGTGACCGACGAGCAGGGGAACGGTTTCGCCGATCGCCTGCTGTCGCTGGTGACGCTCAACGTGATCGATGAGAAGTGGAAGGATCACCTCTACGATCTCGATCAGCTGCGGGCCTCCATTCATTATCGCTCGTGGGGGCAGAAGGATCCGCTCGTCGAGTACAAGCAGGATGCGTACACGATGTTCGTGGACCTCATGCACGATGTCGCGAACACCTTCACCGAGCGCTTCCTCAAGGCGCAGCTGGTGTTCGAGCCGGCACCGGTCGAGGAGTTCGTGCCGCCGTTCACTCCCGAGGGCATGGGCCGTCCCGATGGCGGGCGTCCGACGAAGCGCTATAACGCGCTCGGGATCCTCGAGGACATCCCGGCCGATGAACTCGACGCCGAGATCGTGGACGCCGACGTCGTGGCGCAGGACGGCGACGATGACGACGACGCCGAGGAACCGGCGCGCACGGTGGCGCGCTCGGCCCCGGCCGTGGTGGGCGCGGGAACCGTGCGGTCGCTGGAGGCGGGCGGCGGCGCCCTCCCCGCCGGGTGGGAGAACACCCCCCGCAACAATGCCTGCCCGTGCGGCTCGGGGAAGAAGTTCAAGAAGTGCCACGGCGCGCACCTGTAA
- the nadD gene encoding nicotinate (nicotinamide) nucleotide adenylyltransferase has protein sequence MRLGLFGGSFDPPHVGHVLVAQDAREALRLDQVLVIPAAQQPLKGDQQTPAVHRLAMARAAFQGIDGLEVDAIEIDRGGLSFMVDTVEAVHRRWPDAQLHLLVGEDVVPTLPRWREPERLLAMVQLVILTRDPGAAASEAPEERIANAIRLATRRVDVSSTEVRARVREGKSLRGFVPEAVATYIASTGLYREHSRATE, from the coding sequence GTGCGACTCGGGCTCTTCGGCGGCAGCTTCGATCCGCCGCACGTTGGGCACGTACTCGTCGCGCAGGACGCCCGCGAGGCGTTGCGCCTCGATCAGGTGCTGGTCATCCCGGCGGCGCAGCAGCCGCTCAAGGGCGATCAGCAGACCCCGGCAGTGCACCGACTGGCCATGGCCCGTGCGGCATTCCAGGGGATCGACGGGCTCGAGGTCGATGCCATCGAAATCGACCGGGGTGGGTTATCTTTCATGGTTGACACCGTGGAGGCGGTGCACCGGCGTTGGCCGGACGCCCAACTCCATCTTCTGGTCGGCGAGGACGTGGTTCCTACCTTGCCGCGCTGGCGTGAGCCGGAGCGGCTGCTCGCCATGGTCCAGCTCGTCATTCTGACCCGGGATCCCGGCGCGGCGGCGAGCGAGGCACCAGAAGAGCGGATCGCCAACGCGATCCGTTTGGCCACCCGTCGGGTGGACGTGTCGTCAACCGAAGTCCGGGCGCGCGTCCGCGAAGGGAAATCCCTGCGCGGGTTCGTCCCCGAGGCAGTGGCGACGTACATCGCATCCACCGGGTTGTATCGCGAGCATTCCCGGGCCACGGAGTAA